The following coding sequences are from one Brienomyrus brachyistius isolate T26 chromosome 15, BBRACH_0.4, whole genome shotgun sequence window:
- the jak1 gene encoding tyrosine-protein kinase JAK1, whose translation MELGRQLCGKMITRRGAVNGPTTLRGLEVHFYLQDKLPLKYSKVCYSAEDLCVEAAKKCGISPLCHNLFALYDESRNLWHPPNHEIEVDEGSSLKLHYRMRFYFCNWHCTNDSETLVWRHSLSKQTGPGGTPLLDAASLEYLFAQGQYDFLKGLVPVRSPRNEADAHDIENECLGMAVLAISHRALSQDLPLSGKVGDVSYKKYIPESLNKCIKQRNVLTRVRINDVFKNFLNEFNTKTILDSSVTAHDLKIKYLATLETLTVGFGCEVYETHGLRISAESEKWLQDGVPPVYEVKVSGNMGIMWRGKPTKSVQPAKGKRKLKNKGQERQVKNEKNDSDGWILFSDFHEITHIVIKEAALTIYKQENKKMDLQMASRDMALALAALVDGYFRLTVDAHHYLCTDVAPSSVVRNLQNACYGPISTEYAVHKLRQEGNEEGMYLMRWSCTSYDHILMTVICVEAGPVLSRNGRQYKNFQIEVGKQGYGLCGTDAMWPTLPELMEHLTLQCLRTDDISFQLKRCCPPQPREVSNLLVMTKNRVHDPPPHLQVSQLSFHRILKDEITQGEHLGRGTKTNIYVGLLKRKPDEDEIDVGSYSSQEVKVVLKVLGSGHRDISLAFFEAASMMQQVSHKHIVLLHGVCVRDLENIMVEEFVQLGPLDLFMRKHRSHLDTPWKFQVAKQLASALSYLEDKKLVHGYVCTKNVLLARDGLESKGGPFVKLSDPGIPVTVLTREECVDRIPWIAPECVRNRTDLSVAADKWGFGTTLWEICYDGEVPLKDKKLTEKERFYTAECSLATPSCKELAKLMVHCMNYDPRKRPFFRAIVRDIEMLEEQNPLIQPVPTMEVDPTVFERRFLKTIRDLGEGHFGKVELCMYDPQSDRTGELVAVKSLKPETTDEQSCNLQREVDILKELYHENIVKYKGICSEQGGLSIKLIMEYLPAGSLKEYLPQRKAQTDLQRLLTYAVQICKGMDYLGSRNYIHRDLAARNVLVENEHNVKIGDFGLTKSIKDGEGYYTVKDDLESPVFWYAPECLVHCKFYRASDVWSFGVTLYELLTYCESGSSPMVMFLKMIGPTHGQMTVTRLVRALEEGRRLPCPPSCPETVSVLMRRCWDNCPEQRVTFRELIEALQPLADRQ comes from the exons ATGGAACTGGGCCGCCAACTCTGCGGAAAGATGATAACCCGGAGGGGCGCCGTCAACGGGCCAACGACTTTAAGAGGCCTGGAAGTACATTTCTACCTACAGGACAAACTTCCCCTGAAATACTCCAAGGTCTGCTATTCTGCTGAAGACCTGTGTGTTGAGGCAGCCAAGAAATGTG gtaTTTCTCCTTTGTGTCACAACCTGTTTGCGCTGTATGATGAGAGCAGAAACCTGTGGCACCCTCCCAATCATGAGATTGAAGTCGACGAGGGCAGCTCACTGAAGCTGCACTACCGTATGAG GTTCTACTTCTGCAACTGGCACTGCACAAACGACAGCGAGACCCTGGTGTGGAGGCACTCTCTCAGCAAGCAGACGGGCCCCGGAGGAACGCCGCTGCTCGATGCTGCCTCCCTGGAGTACCTGTTTGCACAG GGCCAGTATGACTTCCTGAAAGGCCTGGTGCCGGTGAGGAGTCCCAGGAACGAGGCAGATGCTCACGACATTGAAAACGAGTGCCTTGGCATGGCAGTGCTGGCGATCTCGCACCGTGCCCTCAGCCAGGACCTGCCGCTGTCGGGGAAGGTGGGAGATGTCAG CTATAAGAAGTACATCCCAGAGAGCCTCAACAAGTGCATCAAGCAGCGCAATGTCCTCACCCGCGTCCGCATCAACGACGTCTTCAAGAACTTCCTCAACGAGTTCAACACCAAGACCATCCTGGACAGCAGTGTGACCGCACATGACCTGAAGATCAAGTACCTGGCCACGCTGGAGACGCTGACCGTCGGCTTTGGCTGTGAGGTCTACGAGACCCACGGACTGCGCATCTCTGCCGAGAGCGAGAAGTGGCTCCAGGACGGAGTGCCGCCGGTGTACGAGGTGAAGGTTTCTGGAAACATGGGAATAATGTGGCGAGGAAAGCCGACCAAG AGCGTGCAGCCAGCCAAAGGAAAAAGGAAATTAAAGAACAAGGGACAGGAGAGACAagtaaaaaatgagaaaaatgacAGTGATGGCTGGATTCTGTTTTCGGACTTCCATGAGATAACGCACATCGTCATCAAGGAGGCGGCCCTCACTATCTacaaacaggaaaacaaaaagatg GACCTCCAGATGGCCTCTAGGGATATGGCGCTAGCCTTAGCAGCCCTGGTGGACGGCTATTTCCGTCTAACTGTGGACGCCCATCACTACCTGTGCACGGATGTGGCGCCGTCCTCCGTGGTGAGGAACCTGCAGAATGCCTGCTATGGCCCCATCAG CACGGAGTATGCTGTCCACAAGCTGCGGCAGGAAGGCAATGAGGAGGGCATGTACCTCATGCGCTGGAGCTGCACTAGCTACGACCACATCCTCATGACGGTCATCTGCGTAGAG GCCGGCCCGGTCCTGTCCAGGAATGGACGGCAATACAAGAACTTTCAGATCGAGGTGGGGAAGCAGGGCTACGGGCTATGCGGGACCGACGCGATGTGGCCCACCCTCCCGGAGCTCATGGAGCACCTGACACTGCAGTGTCTACGGACCGACGACATCAGCTTCCAGCTGAAGaggtgctgccccccccagcccagag AAGTCTCCAACCTACTGGTGATGACTAAGAACAGAGTTCATGACCCTCCGCCCCACTTGCAAGTCAGTCAGCTGAGCTTCCACCGGATCCTCAAGGACGAGATCACACAG GGAGAGCACCTGGGCCGAGGGACGAAGACCAACATCTACGTGGGCCTCCTAAAGAGGAAACCCGATGAAGATGAGATCGACGTCGGTAGCTACTCCTCCCAGGAGGTGAAGGTGGTCCTGAAGGTGCTGGGGTCTGGTCACAGAGACATCTCCCTG GCCTTCTTTGAGGCAGCCAGCATGATGCAGCAGGTGTCCCACAAACACATCGTCCTGCTGCACGGTGTCTGTGTGAGAGACCTGGAGA ACATCATGGTGGAGGAGTTTGTGCAGCTAGGGCCCCTGGACCTCTTCATGCGGAAGCATCGCAGCCACCTGGACACGCCGTGGAAGTTCCAGGTGGCCAAGCAGCTGGCCAGCGCACTCAGCTACCTG GAGGACAAAAAGCTGGTCCATGGTTACGTCTGCACCAAGAACGTTCTGCTGGCCCGGGATGGCCTGGAAAGCAAGGGTGGACCTTTTGTCAAGCTGAGCGACCCAGGCATCCCTGTCACCGTGCTCACCAGAGAAG AGTGCGTGGACCGAATCCCCTGGATTGCTCCGGAGTGCGTGAGGAACCGGACAGACCTGAGTGTGGCAGCAGACAAGTGGGGCTTTGGGACCACCCTGTGGGAGATCTGCTATGATGGAGAGGTGCCACTGAAGGACAAGAAGCTCACCGAG AAGGAACGCTTCTACACGGCTGAGTGCTCTCTGGCTACGCCCAGCTGCAAGGAGCTGGCCAAGCTCATGGTACACTGCATGAACTACGACCCCCGCAAGAGGCCCTTCTTCAGAGCTATCGTGAGGGACATCGAGATGCTCGAGGAGCAGA ACCCACTAATCCAGCCGGTACCAACCATGGAGGTGGACCCCACCGTCTTCGAGAGGAGGTTCCTGAAGACGATCCGAGATCTGGGCGag GGCCACTTTGGAAAGGTGGAGCTGTGCATGTACGACCCCCAGAGCGACCGCACCGGCGAGCTGGTGGCTGTCAAGTCCCTGAAGCCAGAGACGACGGACGAGCAGAGCTGCAACCTGCAGCGTGAGGTTGACATCCTCAAGGAGCTCTACCATGAGAACATCGTCAAGTACAAGGGCATCTGCAGCGAGCAGG gAGGGCTGTCTATCAAACTGATCATGGAGTACCTGCCAGCCGGCAGTCTCAAGGAGTACCTGCCTCAGAGGAAGGCACAGACGGACCTGCAGCGGCTCCTGACGTACGCCGTGCAGATATGCAAG GGAATGGATTATCTGGGATCCCGGAACTACATCCACCGGGACCTGGCCGCCCGGAACGTGCTGGTGGAGAATGAGCACAACGTCAAGATCGGGGACTTTGGCCTGACTAAAAGCATCAAGGACGGCGAGGGCTACTACACGGTCAAGGACGACCTGGAAAGCCCCGTCTTCTG GTACGCCCCCGAATGTCTGGTCCACTGCAAGTTCTACCGCGCGTCGGACGTGTGGTCCTTTGGTGTCACCTTGTACGAGCTGCTCACCTACTGCGAGAGCGGCTCCAGCCCCATGGTG ATGTTCCTGAAGATGATTGGCCCAACCCATGGTCAGATGACCGTCACCAGGCTAGTGAGGGCGTTGGAAGAGGGGAGGAGATTACCGTGTCCCCCCAGCTGCCCAGAAACG GTCTCCGTCCTGATGAGGAGGTGCTGGGATAACTGCCCGGAGCAGCGGGTCACTTTCAGGGAGCTGATCGAGGCTTTGCAGCCGCTGGCGGACAGGCAATAG